The Streptomyces sp. NBC_00335 DNA window TGAGATCGAGGTCGTCGCCGCCGTGCCCGGCGACGACCTCGGCCATCGCCTTGGGCTCGACGGAGTCCCACAGCTCGACGACGGCCAGGCGCGTCATTCCGCTGCCGGCCAGCCGTTCGAGCTCGGGGACCAGGTCCTCGCGGAGCGCGCAGCAGGCGCAGTCGTTGAAGAGCGGCGCCTCACCTCGTGACAGTTCGCCCGAGGCGTCGCGCACGATCCGCAGCACGGTGCCGGTGGGCGCCGTGGCCAGGTCGTGGTGGAGCGCGACACTGCCGGGCACGGACCGGAGCAGCCGGTCCACGACCTCCTTGCGGGCGTCGGAGTGCAGCCCGCCGATGATGACGACGGGCAGTCTCACTTGCCGCCCCCGTAGCGGCGCTCGAAGCGCTCGACGCGGCCGGCGGTGTCCAGGACGCGGGCGGTGCCGGTGTAGAAGGGGTGGCTCCGCGAGGAGATCTCCACGTCGATGACGGGGTAGGTCTTGCCGTCCTCCCACTCCACCGTCTTGTCGCTGGTGGCGGTCGAGCGGGTGAGGAAGGCGAAGTCGGCGGCCTTGTCGCGGAAGACGACGGGTCCGTAGGCGGGGTGGATTCCAGGCTTCATGGCGTGTCTTTCAGGCAGGGGTCGGGGGAGCGGGGACGGGGTTCAGCGCTCTTCGCGGAAGTCGACGTGCCGGCGGACCACCGGGTCGAACTTGCGCAGCACCATCCGGTCGGGATCGTTCCGCCGGTTCTTGCGGGTGACGTAGGTGTAGCCGGTGCCCGCGGTGGAGCGGAGCTTGACGATCGGGCGTACTTCGGTGCGTGCCATGGGGCTACTATACGGGAATGGAAATCATTTCCAATAACGATCCCCGTTCAGAGACAGGCAGGTAACCCCTTGTCCGCCCACTGCCAGCTGACCGGCGCCCAGCCGGGCTTCGGCAACGCCATCTCCCACTCGCACCGGCGCACTTCCCGCCGCTTCGACCCCAACATCCAGAGCAAGCGGTACTGGCTTCCCGGCGAGGGGCGCCATGTCCGCCTCAAGCTGAGCGCCAGGGCGATCAAGACCATCGACGCGATCGGTGTCGAGGCCGCGGTGGCACGCATCCGCGCCCGTGGGGTGAAGGTCTGATGGCGAAGCAGAGCAAGATCGCGCAGAACGAGAAGCGCAAGGCCGTCGTCGAGCGCTACGCCACCCGGCGGGCGGAGCTGAAGGAGATCATCCGGAGGCCGTCCTCGACGGATGCCGAACGGGGAGCGGCCGTGGCCGAGCTGCGCAAGCAGCCGCGCGACGCGAGCGCGACCAGGGTGCGCAACCGGGACGGTGTCGACGGGCGGCCCCGCGGACACCTGCGGAAGTTCGGACTGTCCCGCGTGCGGATGCGTGAACAGGCGCACGCCGGTTTCCTGCCCGGAGTCACGAAGTCGTCCTGGTAGAGCGTGCGCGGCCGACGGAAGCGAACGGGCCCACATCTCGGGTGGGATGTGGGCCCGCGACGAGACCGGCGGACGAGTGGGGTGAGTACGCCGAGGCGACCTTCTCACCGTGCAGGTAGGAGTGCGGTTCGGGGGCCGCGGTCGGACAACTGGCCCTGGGGAGATCGAGGTCGTCCGCTGCGGCACGCGCGGCATCGAGGGCTTTGCCGCCGCCCGCGCCGACGATGAGGGCGAACTCGGCGCGGCTGCTTCCGCCACCGAAGCGGTGGACGACGTACTCGATTCCGGCAGCCCGGAACGTCTCCCGCCAGGTTGGGCGGACCTTTCGGCGGGGTGCACGGCAACCTTTCGGGCTCCGGCGGCAACTGAGGGGTGAACAGTGCATCTCGTCCCAAGGAGCCACCCCCATGTCCGCTTCCCCCCACCGCCGCGCCACAGGGCGCCGAAGGCTCGTCCTGGCCGGCGCGGCCACCCTGGTCGCCGCCGGTCTCGGCGCCGTACCGCTCGTCGTGAAGGCCGATGCCGTGGCACCCGCCGACCTCGCCCACGGCGTCCTGCCCGCCCGGGACGGCTGGGCCGCGAGCGGCTCGGGCACCACCGGCGGCCGGGACGCGGCCGCGGCGCGCGTCTTCACCGTCTCCACCCGCGCCGAGCTGGCGAAGGCCCTGGCCGCGACCCCGGCCGACGCCCCCAGGATCGTCCGCGTGAAGGGCCTGATCGACGCGAACACCGACGACAACGGGAAGCGCCAGAACTGCGCCGACTACGCCGCGGGCACCGGCTACTCGCTCGACTCTTACCTCAAGGCGTACGATCCCGCGGTCTGGGGCCGTACCAAACTGCCGTCCGGCGCCCAGGAGAACGCCCGCAGGGCGGCCCAGGCCAAGCAGGCCGCCCGCATGGTGTTCACGGTGCCGGCGCGGACCACCGTCATCGGAGTGCCCGGCACCGGAGCGGGGATCACCGGCGGCAGCCTGGTGGTGAAGAACGCCGACAACGTGATCATCCGCAACCTCGCGCTCACCGACGTCCGGGACTGCTTCCCGCAGTGGGATCCGACCGACGGCTCCACCGGCAACTGGAACTCCGCCTACGACGCCGTCAGCCTGCGAGGCGCCACCCACGTCTGGGTGGACCACAACAGCTTCTCCGACCTCCCGCACCCGGACTCCGCCGACCCGGTCCGCTTCGGCCGCCACTACCAGGTCCACGACGGCGCCCTCGACATCACCAACGCCTCCGACCTGGTCACCGTCGGATACAACAGGTTCGCGCACCACGACAAGACGATGCTGATCGGCAGCAGCGACCAGGACACCAAACTGCGGGTGACGCTCCACCACAACGTCTTCCAGGGCGTGGTCCAGCGCGCCCCGCTCGCCCGGGTGGGCCGGATCCACCTGTACGACAACTACTACGACACCACGGCGTCCGAGGGTTACGCCCACAGCTACAGCGTCAACTCCCGTGCAGGCGCCCAGGTCATAGCGCAGAACAACCACTGGAAGCTCTCCTCCGACCGGAAGACCTCCCAGCTGTTCAGCGGCGACGGCACCGGAGCGATCGCGGGCAGCGGCAACCTCGTCGGTGGCGCCCCCGCGGACCTGGTCGCCGCCTACAACGCCGCCCACCCCGGGAAGAAGATCAAGACCACCGTCGGCTGGAAGCCCACCCTCACCGCCGGACTGGAGCCCGCCGCCGGACTGCCGAAGAAGCTCGCGGCGACGGCGGGCGCCGGCGTCCTCACCGAGACCGGAGGCCAGGGG harbors:
- a CDS encoding type B 50S ribosomal protein L31, which gives rise to MKPGIHPAYGPVVFRDKAADFAFLTRSTATSDKTVEWEDGKTYPVIDVEISSRSHPFYTGTARVLDTAGRVERFERRYGGGK
- the rpmG gene encoding 50S ribosomal protein L33, which translates into the protein MARTEVRPIVKLRSTAGTGYTYVTRKNRRNDPDRMVLRKFDPVVRRHVDFREER
- the rpmB gene encoding 50S ribosomal protein L28, with the translated sequence MSAHCQLTGAQPGFGNAISHSHRRTSRRFDPNIQSKRYWLPGEGRHVRLKLSARAIKTIDAIGVEAAVARIRARGVKV
- the rpsN gene encoding 30S ribosomal protein S14, encoding MAKQSKIAQNEKRKAVVERYATRRAELKEIIRRPSSTDAERGAAVAELRKQPRDASATRVRNRDGVDGRPRGHLRKFGLSRVRMREQAHAGFLPGVTKSSW